The Panicum hallii strain FIL2 chromosome 5, PHallii_v3.1, whole genome shotgun sequence genome contains the following window.
ACAATGTTCATATACAAATTTAAAATAGCTGGAGGATTAAAGAACCACACATGGTGGTCGAATCGCCGATTCACCATGACCACTATGTCAAAAATCATCAATACAAGTGGTTAGAAAAATCACATATCAGACTGTTTTCCTTCTGTACCATCCCAAAATTTGACTTATTCTAAATTTACTAAAATTTAGagtttttttatatttttatataaatccAAACCACCTTCTTGGTGGAAACGTAATAACCCCTAAAAAATCAACTTGCAAGTTTTCAGAAAAAATAAAATGATGCACATCCATAGACGTACTTTGTGAAAAAAGTTGTGATACAAAATAATTTTGTAAAAATTCATACGAAAATGATAAATTTCTATTGCATGTGCACTGGAAGACCAATTTATAGGAATTTTATCTTCTAGTCCACATGCACATGCAATTTTGTTATCTTTGTTTGAATTTTTGTAGTTTGAGTTTGCATCCCAACTTCTGTCACATAACTTTGAATGCACAATAGATGTGCATCATTTTTGTTATCTTCTAGGGTTCCCTTCAATTTTATTGAAATTCTTCTCTCTCCTTCACTGCCACTATTTATAATTTCCATTTCCTTAGCTACCATTCTGTTAGATTTTCCGTCATAATAATAACGGAAGAGAAGGAAACCAAGCTGTTGTTGGAAAATGGCAGCTCGATCGTCTCGACTGGAGGTGTACGTGTGCATACATACATGTGCTGGATGGCACCTGCAGGTGGCCAGTGAGGTGCGAGTGATGTCCAAGCTCCTGGCAGCTAGGCGAGCTGGCTTTGCCAACATCACCGGCTACTCCTTGCTCTCGCGGCTAGCGCTCAACATGGAGGCCATGTGCAGCCAGGTCTTCGGCACGCACCGCGGCAAGCTGCTCGTGCTCGTGCTGCACTGCACCGTGTTGCTGCGCCCGCCcccaccccccgcgccgccgccgcaggccggCCCCCGCAAGAGCGGGTCGCCTGCGGGTGGGGCTATGGCCAGCATGAGCAGAGCAGTTGAGGCGGACTCAAAAAAGAAGTTGAGGCGGATACGAGGACACGAGACAGAACGGTTCCTCGGACCCAAAATATTTTCCAGCAATTGTACAATAGCTGGAGGCTATCATGTAATCTTTCCTTTTTTTATTCATTTAACTTCTACAAAAACTCTACTTTTTTCTTCAATATATTTAACCAGTAGGGGCTGATCACACCCCTCCTGATACTGAAAACAATAGACGCGGGCGGAGCCACTAGACATGGCTGGTAGAGGATAACGAAATGGGTTGTTGCAGATTTATGGTGTCAGATAGTGTAACTTCGTACTCCCTCTgttccaaattattagtcattttgATTTTTCTAAGTGCATATTTTTTGTTATGCGTCTACATATATgttatatctaggtgcataataaaatctatgtatctagaaaaatcaaaaccaTTTCTAATTTAGAGCAGATGGAGTAGATTTTAACGACAATGGTAAGGAAGGGAAGGAAAATTATAGATAGTGGCAGTAACGGGGAGAAAAGAATTTTGATGGCATTGAGAGGATCCGTAGAAATTCTAATGGCATGGAAGGAATTCACTCTTATCTATTATATTAATTTGTAGATTAAAATGGCTAAAAATTACTAATATATGCAACAATATAGGTATACTTAATGATAAGATGTTATTATGCCTGAAAGTTACGGACACTTTGGCCATTTCCTTTAAGAAAACAAATGAAATGATTCTTGTCGTTATCACGATGTTTGATTAGAATTGGACGTTTGCACGGGAAAGATGCTTTCAGCGTTTCCACTTAAATATTTTTTCCATGTACATGTCAAAGTGCTGCACTTCACTCAGTACCATTTTTCTCCCCAAGCTACACTCCTCGGAATCAATCatttgtcatttagaagtagtTGTTAGGGAAAGGAACCCAAATGATATATTACACGGTCCCAAAGATATTATACGCTGTTAGTATATGAGCTGTGGACGAAACAGTCCACGAACAAACGACAACATATCCAAAGTAGCATCTTTGCCCCCGATGTTCAGTATCTCGGCTTTCAAATACCAAAAGTTCAAAGTATAAAAACTGCTTGGTTGCATCAAAATTAGCTAAAATATAACGCATTGTGCTCAATTGATTAGATTTCTTATGTGGAAAATATTCAATCGAGTTCACGAGTGCTCATATTTTCTAGATTTAATTCAGAAATTAATAACATTATTCTTTCAATAATAAGCAGCGTACTTATCAACAGCGAGACGTCTGGATTAGTTTTTGTGCCTAAGAAAAACTTGTATCTCTCTCTATTGTACTAGATATCTTCTCTTCATCACACATTCTATTTCTAAAACTTATATCACGGTATATTTTTAGAGGCATGGAATGTGTTTATGCATACAACAAATAAACAGCAAGCATATGTGACAACATAGCTTTTTTTAGGAGTATTCATCCAAGATTTATCAATTTACCGATTGGTAGTGAACCGATCTAAAATTTTCTATCTAGCGTGCAGACTAGTCCTACCACGAAGTGAAGATTGCGCATACAAAGACAGATAGACCTAAAGATGCATGATAATTTTCAATATAAGTTTATTATCCATATATATACATGAGATAATCTAACCAATGATAACTCGAGCTATCTCCTTCAAGTTGAAGTTCTACAAAATAGCAAACAAATTATGCATCTCATCCAAAACGATCTTTAAattactactccctccgtctgAAATATAAGGCACTGAAAGGTTCAAAATTTATACCCAAATATAAGGCATCCTAGTCTATTTTGGAAAATAATTATTCCCAATCAACCATAAAATTAGAAAAATGACAACCAAACAAGGTATTAAATAGGAGTACATACGTCATTTCTTCATCTCCTTAATCTGTCATAAAAATATTAGAATGCCCTACATTACATGACGGAGTACCTCCAATCAATTTCGCAAGTCAAGATCCAATAATGTCACTGTTGTTCTGCGCGAGATGTTCCAGGGGCAGTGCAGCAAGGGCTCACTAAAGGAGACATTTATGCACGTGGTTAGTTAATATGAAGGGCCAACATGCTCGATCTAATCACCATAATTATATAAACCATGCTATATATGTAGCCTAACCTACATTAGACTGAGAATGAAAACATACACATGATAGTACAAAGCAAAAAGGGAGGTATGTATTGAGTCTCTAACTGATTGAAAGACATGATGAAAGTATACACTACATCGTCACCACCGAGATCATACCTAAGACGATGAACGACTGACTCTATACTCCACCATAGCTCGACCGTGGAGGAAGTCCACGGCAGCTAGAAGTTCTTACCGATCACCAAAATAGAAGTTAAGTTGTTAATTTAGACATGTAGAAGTTCTTACCGATATTTTGAGGGAACCGAACCGTTTTTTCTTCACTGGTTCAACTCCTTGGGCCCTGTTGGATGGGACAAGAGCTGCAGGCCTTTTAGGGTTCAAGTTTTTTCCCCTAAACTACAACCATTTTTTAATTATAAGGTGTATTGCAAGTTTGCAACCATTCAAATTAGGCTTTCAATCTCTTCCCTCGATATGTCTGAACAAGTCCAAATTAGATATATTCTTCAGAATACTTATCTTTGGTGTAAAGTCTCAAATATAAAGGTTGGCAATGAGAATATACATGTCATGCAAATTATTAAAGATGCCTTTTCCTAAGATATGGCATGTGTGCGTGAGTGCGCACAGTGCATTTGTCCATATATACTTTGTAATTACTTGCATTGTCTATTTAACTGTTGTCCACAGCTAGCTTCAAGCGCTCGGGTGATCCAAAAGGTGAGGTGAGATGGCGGCAATGGCGTTGGATGGTTTCACACACCGGACGTTGGAAGTGAACGGCATCAAGATCCACATCGCCGAGGCCGGGGATGGCTCGGCCGGCACCGTCCTCTTCCTGCACGGTTTCATGGAGCTCTGGTGCTCATGGCACCACCAGCTCACGTCCCTCTCCCGGCGCGGCTACCGTTGCCTGGCCCCGGACCTCCGCGGGTACGGTGGCTCCTCTGCCCCGGCCTCCCCGGCCTCCTACACCGCCTTCCACCTCGTCGGCGACGTCGTCGGCCTCCTCGATGCCCTCTCCCTCCCGCAGGTGTTCGTGGTGGGCCAAGGCTGGGGCGCCCTGCTAGCGTGGCACCTCTGCACGTTCCGGCCGGAGCGGGTGCGCGCGCTCGTGGCCATGAGCGTCGCCTTCATGCCGCGCAACCCCGCCGTGAGGCCGCTCGACGGGTTCCGGCGGATTTACGGCGACGGCTACTATCTCGTCCGGATGCAGGAGCCGGGCCACATGGAGGCGGAGTTCGCGAGCATGAACGCCAGATTCATCTTCAAGAGGCTCTTGACGACCCGCGACACCGGCGCGACCTCTCTGTCCAAAGAATGGTGGGGCTCGCCGGAGGAGGAGATCGCGCTACCGCCGTGGCTTTCCGAGGAGTACATCGACCACCTCGCCGCCAAGTTCGACGAGACGGGGTTCTCCGGCGCTATGAACTTCTACCGTTGCCTGGATCTGTAAGAACTCTAAACATACCTAATAACTTGTGTTTCGGTGATTATATATCTCTGCTTAATTAGCTTCAATTAATTATGTTCTTGTGCAGGAACTGGGAGCTGATGGCGCCATGGACGGCGGCCAAGGTGGCGGTGCCGACCAAGTTCGTGGCCGGGGAGACGGCGATGGCCCACAAAAACAAGGCGGCGCAAGAGTACATCCTCAACGGCGGGCTCAAGGGCGACGTGCCTGGgctggaggaggtggcggtggtcgccggcggcgggcacTACCTCCATCTGGAGAAGGCGGAGGAGGTCACCGAGCATATTTACGACTTCATCAAAAAGTTCTGAATGCGCATGCCAGCGGCCTGTAGGTGAATAACAGGGGTTCTGATGTTTCATTTGGTGTGCTGTGCTGGTGTGTTTTGATTGGTACATGAACATCAAGCCAGGCCATACTCTATACATCTCTTCTCAGCGTATTGCACTCTGCGAAACCAAAACAAGAGAGAAGATATAAGCATCACTCAGCGTATTGCAGCCTGCGATGCCAGCGCCAATAAAATTGGAAGCGGAGCTTGAACGTTCACCGATGCCTGTTGAATAAATAAACTATGAGAAGTACAACTTCGAGTCGCAATTCGCTTGATCTTTCTGCTGATGCAGGCCGCACGCTCGTGATTTTATATTGCCTGTGTGTTGGGTCCCGCAAGCGAACCTTCACGCTGCTGCATTTGAGGCTGATGCCACATTGTGGAGGGCCTAAGGAAGACTGTTGAAGTATATACATTCTTCTGAACAATAATTTAGTTAAATCCACATTTCCCAAAAAAATAGATAGCAACTCCATAAGGAGGTACCGTATGGCTTTCTTTTTCCACCTATTTTGTGGCTTTTCTCCATGGATTATTCAATACGCATGGTCCACTGTGATCATAGAAGATCTGCTCAATTTGTTTCTCACTTTGAAAGCACCCATGGAATTGATCGATCTGTTGAATGCTACGACGGAAAAGTATTGCCAGCAGCACTACACATGTTGAATTTTATTGTAGCTTGCATTTCAGTACAATTGGTTCCTTAACATGTCAAGGTTATTGCTATGACATACCGCTTACTATTACTAGATTCAGATATGGCGTGTTAATACTGAAATGCGTTGAAATGCCATCTGtacaggtgtgctgctccaccGTATGACTTCTGTTGCAGCCCCCTTCAATTTGAAAGGGGTATGAAAAGTAGAAACTATGCGTCATGTCGTGTGACAGTAGTGAGCACGTAATGCAGAACAGATGTTACAAGTACAGGAGTAGAATTGTAGAAAGCAATGGATCGTACCCATGAGTCAAGATACAAAAGATAAAGAAAGCTTATTCACACTTTCCGGAGCATTGAAATTAAAGAGAGCACAACACATTGCGAAATACCCCCTCCGTCCCTATAAATGTCGGTCGGGAAGCGTGTTTGCGAGGCAAATATGAGGAAGTACCAGATAGATGCTGATGTATATATATCAAAAGGAGAGCCCGGACCCTTTCAGTTTCTCTTCAATGACACGGTCTAACTTTTCCGCCATCTCCTCACTCATGTGGTTCGCCCAGTCCCCTACATTACCTTTCCTAAAAAACACAGAGTTCTCCACATAAATCTTGTTGCCATGGTCAACACCTCCCGTCTGGTTAACCTGCAGGCTAGTAAGGTTTTCGAAGCTGCAGAGCTTCACTACCTCCTGGGCAACACCAGCGCTTTCCTCCTCCGCGGTGAGTGGGACGCCTAGGAACTTGGCGAGCTGCCGAACAACCTGCTCTGGCTGTGACTTGATCTCTTCGTACTTCAGGAACAGAACCTCATCCTGCCTTGCGAGGCTCTCCTTCCAGTACTCGAGGCAGTGATCCCAGAAGGGGCCAGAAGGAGAGAACCCTTCGCAGAACATGTCGAAAGCTTTCTCCAGCTCTATACTGGAACCCTTGACAATTTTGTTCTCGAAGTGCCACCTTGACACGAAGGCGTCTTTGGGCTCCCGGCACAGGTACACGATCCGGCAGCCGGTCGAGCTTGTCTCTGACGGGAGCATCGACAACGGCAGGTGTGTGGAGAGAAGCCTAGGGGAAGGGAGTGTTTCGAGGTAGGTGTGGTCTCTGCCGGCGTCAGGGATTTCTATGAACGGCACCAGGTACTGAGGGTTGCTGGTGAGGAGAGGGTGGTCGCTGAAGCTGTAGCGGGAGCGGTTGGTGATGGTGAAGGCGAGGGCTTTCAACCAGGTGGTGCCGCACTTGGGCTGCGTAGCGAGGATGATGTCGTCGCTGCGGGGCTTGAAGGTGTCCTGGAGTAGCATGATCTTGCCGACCAGGTGCGGTCTGCACCAGTAGTTCTTGTATAGAACCATTGGCTGTGACCACCCTTCCCTTGTTGGCAGTGTGCGGATGAGATCTTCCAAGTTTCTGGATGAAACATCTTCAGGCGGCGGACCATTGGTGGCAGTCTCTGCTTCACTCTTTGATGGAATGCATGCCATGGTTGTTGGGGGAGAAATCAAGCTTACTACAAGCTCTTGCTCGATGAATTCTATGTGGGTGAAGGCAGTTGCATGAGCTGCCATTACGCGGATACGTTTGGTGATATTATATAGCAACAGATGGAACTGCTGGATTGTGCATAATTATATATGTTGTTGCGGCAGGAACTTTTTATCGGTTCCACTTGACAACGAAACGGTTCCGGTCTTTGTCCCTATGCTTGATTAGCTAGATTTGGACGTTTGCAGTTGAAAGATTCTTTCCCTGTGATACCCTAGGAAACTGTATAGCGGTAACAAATGTGCCGTATAGATGCCATGTAATAAGTAAGTTTAGCATACATGGTAGAAAATTAAATGAGAGAGAGAGCAAAGCTGTTTCCGGCACACGATACGATGGTCAACACGAGTTATGTTTAATAGACGACAAGTAACAACGAAATCGCCAGCTACAGATGGATCACCGCACAAACGACAATGTCCTAAGAAGGTACTCGTAGCATCTTTGCGCCTCCAAATTCAGCATCTCATTCTACTTCTTCATAACCATAGCTCCCTGTTCTTGTTTTTACAGATTTTAGCCCTCCACTAGTGAAGTCAAGTATACAGTTCTTGGGTATGGTGTTGGATTTCACCGGCGGTTACTTAAGAGAACGTAAGAAACGTAGCCCAGCAGACCATAATTATAATTTACGTAATTGTAGGTTTTATGGATGAAGTCCAATTCATATAAAAACAGTCCAAGTCCAAATCGCGGTTAAAATATCCAAAACATGATGAAAATCAGCCAACCGGTATAAACGCCTCTGAATTTGAGTGAAGAAATCTCTACATCACCGGTTGAACCTGTGGACAGTAAACGTCGGTGCAATGTCAGATTGCTTTGGTGATATGCACAGAAGCTCCAGAAGATTTTGGGCAAAATAACCTTCAACATCGTTTGAACCGATGATGCAAATAAAGCGTCGGTGCATTAGTACCTCAATATGCTCGAAAGGATTTTGGAATTGTAGATGGCTGGCTCGACAAAGTcttcagcaccggttgaaccgacaccCATCAGTGCATCGCGTCGGTGCAATAATATCAGCAGAAGGGGACGTGGGAATTCAACGGCTAGCATGCAGGCTTAGTGTGACCGGTTAAACTATGGTGGTGACCGGTTTAACTGACACTTTAGACTTTTTGGTAGAAAAGCAAGTAACAGCTATGAATAGATCTCTAGGCTATATAAGAAGTTTTCCGGTCATTTGAAATTGCTGGAGTCTAGGAGAAGCACGTAGACACAGAAGAAGACCTCCGAGCCATCTATAGAGCTAATTGATTATGTTCATAGGTTTTAGCACATGCTTTGAAGTGTTAGTGCTAGATTAGGCCTAGAGAGTGAGAGAGCGAGGTGTTGCTGCGTTGTGCATGGTTCTAGAATGAACCATCACTATAATCGTGCCGATCCCTTTGAGTCTTGGTGGCtcaccggcaagtcatcgaccctccggcttggtgtgTAGCAGTGACGACAGCTTTGTGCGGGGAACGAGGAGACCCCTCCTTCGTGGGAAGCTCCGTAGTGAAGGCGGCATCAAGATGTTCGGGAAAGTTGGTGTGAGACTTAGTGGCCTAGCCTTTGTGGCAAGTCACGAGTATCTCGAAAGGGATTTGGTGACCGGAAAGCAATACTCTTTGTGCGtgcttcaacaacgtggactagcGGTGGCTTAGTGCCTATCGATACCACAGGATAAATCATCGTATCAAGAGTTTGCTTCCCCATCATCTTTTTACATTTTCACATTTTTCTTGCAACTTATGCGCCTTTACTTTTTTACTTTTTTAAGTGTAATATCTTGCTAGGATTGGATTGCTAGGATTGGCTATAGGTagtaaaacttattttggatgAGAGTTTTATGTTAGATGAACcatagttgcacatctagatatCATGTTATATTTTATATTTTGTGCAAATTAGTTGAAACCATTGATTAAGATTTTATGTTTGCCTAATtcacccctcccctccctccccgtCTTGGGCTACGAGCACGTTCCTTTCAGAAAACCACAATAAAAATGATTCCATTTTTTATATTCTGGTTTCTTAAAAATCTATCACCGGAAATCTATTTCTACTGGCAATTTTCAGTTACGGTACGCCTTCTTTATCTCTTAAGAAACCCGCCACTAGAAATCAAGAGTAGTCCTGAAAAACCGTTTCTACAGTGGTGCCACACTCTTGTAGCGATGAGTGCAACGGCGTGTGGGGCCGGCGGCTGTGCTTGTGTTGTTGTGTTTCACCGAGTACACAATACACTACGGACCATCCAAAGAAAAGTTACCAGCCGCGCGGTTCTCGCAGCCGATTAGTTAGTTCACCGGCAGGAATCTTGAGCGAGCAAACGTCTTGTATTCCAGGCACAGTTGTTTGGCACTACCCATGAGTTCGACGAGATGCGGACGCTGGCACTTCGAAAGATGCTTCCTGTTGGTTATTTTGTCGTTCGTACGAACATTTTCAAAAGGATATCTCTGGCTGCTACCCTGTAAAGAAATAAATTCCGTGCGCTGGTTCATTCAGTATCACTGGCCGACAATGCCGTTGCTCTCGCTCTGCGAACGACTTCAGGTTGGGCATATATTACTAGCACACCGTTCACGTCACGGCCAATTTCCTTGAACAAAATCATGTTTTTCTTCACATAATGAAGGCATGGTGAAATCTGAATATCTGAACCAAAAGGATTCAAAACATCAACAGCCGGTCCGGCCAAATCAACAAGAGTAACTGCCTAGAGCAAGCAAACCAGGTGAGTGGTCAGCTCATGTGGCTTTGAACATGAGTATCTAGGTCAGAAGGGAGTTTGAACAGGGTAAAAAAGGACGAGATAGAGAATTACTAATCTACAAGGTACAGGAGAATAAAGAACAAAATAACAACGACAAATCATGTCTTTATCCTACTCCACATAATAAAAGCTCCTAGAAGAGGCCCTCCAAGCATATCTCCTGAGTGCAGAGCAGATATTTCCTGTAAAAACTCTACTCTGCTGTGTCTTCTCATGTGACGTATA
Protein-coding sequences here:
- the LOC112894984 gene encoding uncharacterized protein LOC112894984 translates to MAAMALDGFTHRTLEVNGIKIHIAEAGDGSAGTVLFLHGFMELWCSWHHQLTSLSRRGYRCLAPDLRGYGGSSAPASPASYTAFHLVGDVVGLLDALSLPQVFVVGQGWGALLAWHLCTFRPERVRALVAMSVAFMPRNPAVRPLDGFRRIYGDGYYLVRMQEPGHMEAEFASMNARFIFKRLLTTRDTGATSLSKEWWGSPEEEIALPPWLSEEYIDHLAAKFDETGFSGAMNFYRCLDLNWELMAPWTAAKVAVPTKFVAGETAMAHKNKAAQEYILNGGLKGDVPGLEEVAVVAGGGHYLHLEKAEEVTEHIYDFIKKF
- the LOC112895360 gene encoding cytosolic sulfotransferase 12-like, with product MACIPSKSEAETATNGPPPEDVSSRNLEDLIRTLPTREGWSQPMVLYKNYWCRPHLVGKIMLLQDTFKPRSDDIILATQPKCGTTWLKALAFTITNRSRYSFSDHPLLTSNPQYLVPFIEIPDAGRDHTYLETLPSPRLLSTHLPLSMLPSETSSTGCRIVYLCREPKDAFVSRWHFENKIVKGSSIELEKAFDMFCEGFSPSGPFWDHCLEYWKESLARQDEVLFLKYEEIKSQPEQVVRQLAKFLGVPLTAEEESAGVAQEVVKLCSFENLTSLQVNQTGGVDHGNKIYVENSVFFRKGNVGDWANHMSEEMAEKLDRVIEEKLKGSGLSF